The following coding sequences are from one Methanohalophilus halophilus window:
- a CDS encoding MarR family transcriptional regulator: MSRQIILVNLEKPREKDPEKDLHWLCDSFGLSSGRDIENTANQVVMTLLDNIAENERVSSEMIAEALGINLSRVNHHVRNLVKAGLVYREKRLLYLRGGSLKAAVHEMRKDSERMFDELEAIASEIDRQKGIRNR, encoded by the coding sequence ATGAGTCGGCAGATTATATTGGTAAATCTGGAAAAACCAAGGGAAAAGGACCCTGAAAAGGATTTACACTGGTTATGTGATAGCTTTGGCCTGTCTTCGGGAAGGGATATAGAAAACACGGCAAACCAGGTCGTAATGACTTTGCTTGATAACATTGCCGAGAATGAGCGTGTTTCATCGGAAATGATAGCTGAGGCTCTTGGCATAAATCTCTCCCGTGTTAATCACCATGTAAGGAATTTGGTAAAGGCAGGACTTGTTTATCGTGAAAAACGCCTGCTTTATCTAAGGGGGGGAAGCCTGAAGGCAGCAGTACATGAAATGCGTAAAGACTCCGAACGCATGTTTGATGAATTGGAAGCCATTGCTTCAGAAATTGACAGACAAAAAGGTATCAGGAACCGTTAA
- the groES gene encoding co-chaperone GroES gives MNIKPVGERVLIKPIKEEEVTSGGIYIPESAQKEKKEGNIVAAGTYEDGKELPVKKGDHVIYGGFQSDEMEMNGEKYLFIDFKDVLAIVEE, from the coding sequence ATGAATATAAAACCAGTTGGAGAAAGAGTTCTTATCAAACCCATAAAGGAAGAGGAGGTCACTTCGGGAGGAATATACATCCCGGAAAGTGCCCAGAAAGAAAAAAAAGAAGGAAATATTGTAGCCGCAGGCACATATGAAGACGGTAAAGAATTACCGGTCAAAAAAGGTGATCATGTCATCTATGGTGGATTCCAGAGTGATGAAATGGAAATGAACGGGGAGAAATATCTATTCATAGATTTCAAAGATGTACTTGCAATTGTTGAAGAATAA